One stretch of Zingiber officinale cultivar Zhangliang chromosome 6B, Zo_v1.1, whole genome shotgun sequence DNA includes these proteins:
- the LOC121991141 gene encoding max-binding protein MNT-like, whose product MSVWLPLQIPDPVFLAEARLLRGHDRGRRSANATYASPAFREASRAARRARSVNDRSGHDAPSSQRRVRLPSEDSDSDDQPLAQRLRRRAPNPSQDSGPSAIPPSPPPVATPTFPSPPIVTPTSIPSQADAPPAPLEVLVEPLLAQPSTSPQHQSTEAGPSHRPSPVTSPPEPSHAPPSAPSELAAGPSGSTTRPSQPPPPVHHYYRTTVPSEVELRSQQDVPTSSLTMKGRLACAESLIINQSFHVVHHQNKVLRDIVTELELQLKDLAQASHALRAEIKDLTKRKTHLEVSLARANHKLKGLQEEKSQVDVVHQQRIDQQALVHQRAIDQLTQKLHAAETLAQQQDKKLKSQATQLTSQAAELLTVRTELAQARATAEGVSTALTVYKEGEND is encoded by the exons ATGTCGGTGTGGCTTCCCCTACAAATCCCCGACCCCGTCTTCCTCGCAGAGGCTCGTCTACT TCGTGGTCACGACCGTGGTCGGAGATCAGCCAACGCCACCTATGCCAGCCCTGCCTTCAGAGAAGCTTCTCGGGCAGCTCGTCGGGCCCGTTCTGTAAATGATCGCTCGGGTCATGATGCTCCTTCTTCTCAGCGCAGAGTTCGGCTGCCTtccgaagattctgactcagatGACCAGCCTTTGGCTCAGAGACTTCGCCGTAGGGCCCCCAACCCGAGCCAAGACTCAGGCCCTTCCGCTATTCCTCCTTCTCCGCCTCCTGTTGCAACCCCCACTTTTCCTTCGCCTCCTATTGTAACCCCGACTTCTATCCCGAGCCAGGCAGATGCTCCTCCCGCTCCACTCGAGGTTCTGGTCGAGCCTCTGCTAGCTCAACCTTCCACCTCGCCACAACATCAGAGCACCGAAGCTGGCCCATCACATCGCCCTTCACCAGTTACCTCACCGCCAGAGCCTTCTCACGCGCCCCCTTCAGCTCCTTCTGAGTTGGCTGCTGGGCCTTCTGGCTCAACTACTAGGCCTTCACAGCCTCCACCACCTGTTCATCACTATTATCGTACCACTGTTCCCTCTGAGGTTGAATTGAGGTCCCAGCAAGATGTTCCCACCAGCTCTCTCACAATGAAAGGTCGTTTG GCCTGTGCAGAGTCCCTGATAATAAACCAGTCCTTCCATGTTGTTCATCATCAAAATAAGGTGCTACGAGATATAGTAACAGAATTGGAACTTCAATTGAAGGACCTTGCGCAGGCTAGTCATGCCCTGAGAGCTGAAATAAAGGATCTGACCAAAAGGAAGACGCATCTGGAAGTATCCTTGGCGCGGGCTAACCACAAGCTTAAGGGCCTCCAAGAAGAAAAAAGCCAGGTCGATGTCGTGCACCAGCAACGCATAGATCAACAAGCTTTGGTGCATCAACGAGCCATTGACCAGCTGACCCAGAAGCTACATGCAGCCGAAACCTTAGCACAGCAGCAAGACAAGAAACTAAAATCCCAAGCGACCCAATTAACGTCTCAAGCAGCAGAACTTCTGACAGTCCGGACTGAACTGGCTCAAGCCCGGGCCACTGCTGAAGGAGTATCTACAGCCCTGACTGTTTATAAGGAAGGGGAGAATGATTGA
- the LOC121991142 gene encoding uncharacterized protein LOC121991142 gives MEDSGRINVTITAGEYELFKEAKKRAASEKQQQTTASRPKKLPDVSKELANASDRGSKRKQPLEFPPAFYREPGQGYHQPDPGVPPPTIGEYDDSKDPEDHLRKFRNATLLHQYSDAVKCRVFLNTLSGSTQKWFDGLPHGSITCFADFKSVFLRHFASSRKYQKTDHCLFDLKQGSAEPLRSYIKRFNQVAQDVPSATSEILMSAFSHGLTEGEFFRDLIRNPVKNFDEMLEKAASYINVEEAQAARKKANKPPLAINRAERRVPPSPAQPLPRARDARPTFHPGQDTRPVPWVAAVQVPRPGPWGLCYCTYHRSHTHATNDCYQFVRDARRADEMGLPLADPGLSKRDRAYNH, from the exons atggaggacTCGGGACGAATCAACGTGACCATAACTGCCGGAgaatacgagctcttcaaggaggcaaAGAAGAGGGCCGCCTCAGAAAAGCAACAACAAACAACTGCTTCCCGACCAAAAAAGCTACCGGATGTTTCTAAAGAGCTTGCTAACGCCTCAGACCGGGGCTCTAAGCGAAAACAACCTCTGGAATTTCCCCCGGCCTTCTACAGAGAGCCGGGCCAGGGGTACCATCAGCCAGACCCTGG GGTACCGCCCCCTACTATAGGGGAATACGACGACAGTAAAGATCCTGAAGATCATCTTCGTAAATTTAGGAATGCAACCCTGTTACATCAATATAGCGACGCTGTTAAATGTCGCGTGTTCCTTAATACTTTATCAGGTTCTACCCAAAAATGGTTTGATGGACTGCCACATGGGTCCATCACCTGTTTTGCTGACTTCAAGAGTGTCTTCTTgcgccacttcgccagcagcaggAAATATCAAAAGACAGATCACTGCTTGTTTGACCTCAAGCAGGGATCTGCGGAGCCATTGAGAAGCTATATTaagcgcttcaatcaggtggctcaGGATGTTCCTTCAGCCACATCCGAAATACTCATGAGCGCCTTCTCTCACGGGTTAACTGAAGGAGAGTTCTTCAGGGATCTCATTAGGAATCCCGTAAAGAATTTCGATGAGATGCTGGAAAAGGCGGCCAGctatatcaatgtggaggaagcgcaGGCGGCGCGAAAGAAGGCAAACAAGCCACCTCTCGCTATAAACCGGGCAGAGAGAAGAGTACCTCCATCGCCTGCTCAGCCTCTCCCACGTGCTCGGGATGCCCGACCCACTTTCCACCCTGGTCAGGATACCCGACCGGTGCCATGGGTAGCTGCAGTTCAGGTCCCCCGACCTGGTCCCTGGGGACTATGCTATTGCACATACCACCGATCCCACACGCATGCCACCAATGACTGCTACCAATTTGTCCGGGATGCCCGGCGAGCTGATGAGATGGGTTTACCACTAGCCGACCCTGGACTGAGCAAGAGGGACCGAGCATACAACCACTAG